From Camelina sativa cultivar DH55 chromosome 7, Cs, whole genome shotgun sequence, one genomic window encodes:
- the LOC104700080 gene encoding protein S-acyltransferase 21-like → MARRHGWQLPAHTFQVVAITVFFLLTIAYYAFFAPFLWNKLYEYIAIGVYSFLAFSVLVLYIRCTGIDPADPGIFLRTDNTPAHKSRNSNYVPDNASPIDGGPYIRHGSGCCNVIGRFICGCLVIQDCRRDTQQEQSNEPEEALFCSLCNAEVRMFSKHCRSCGKCVDGFDHHCRWLSNCVGHKNYISFVCLMAASFLWLIAEFGVGVAVFVRCFVDQNAMEHLITEKLGLGFSRPPFAAVVVVCTTLSLLALIPLGELFFFHIILIRKGITTYEYVVALRAQTEPLGPSVDELDQTSQVPSPTSSAVTAASGRSSLGMSIQYRGASLCTPPNIFMDQQDDVIQHLEPGPVRSTIDPDALSQKKPLQRQQVRINPWKLAKLDSKEASKAAAKARASSSVFLPVSSRQNLYKTSSNVSGRSSPASSHHARKGKADSESCSISSPGLTRDHFNPMCMSSPANESPLNEEEESRNAVVAARRNLPPSDESSVVWDPEAGRFVSSSRIPGTDFGGPLGNERVNTITGSGSEGSRRGRVNPLTGYFQQVRSQRGDQLPVFMPTDSQLHRHLSTS, encoded by the exons ATGGCGAGAAGACATGGATGGCAACTTCCAGCTCACACATTTCAG GTTGTTGCTATCACTGTATTTTTCTTGCTGACTATCGCTTACTATGCCTTCTTTGCTCCGTTTCTTTGGAACAAACTCTATGAATATATTGCCATTGGTGTTTACTCTTTCCTG GCGTTTTCGGTTTTAGTTCTGTACATCCGATGCACTGGTATAGATCCTGCAGATCCTGGAATCTTTTTAAGGACTGATAACACTCCAGCACATAAGTCACGGAACAGTAACTACGTTCCTG ATAATGCCTCACCTATTGATGGTGGGCCATATATTAGACACGGCTCAGGTTGCTGTAATGTGATAGGAAGATTCATTTGTGGTTGTTTAGTAATACAAGATTGCCGTAGAGATACCCAACAAGAGCAATCAAACGAACCAGAAGAAGCTCTGTTCTGCTCATTGTGTAATGCTGAG GTACGTATGTTTAGCAAGCACTGTCGAAGTTGTGGCAAGTGTGTCGATGGGTTTGATCATCATTGCCGG TGGCTAAGTAACTGTGTGGGGCATAAAAACTACATCAGCTTTGTGTGTCTTATGGCGGCAAGCTTTTTATGG CTTATAGCTGAATTTGGAGTTGGTGTTGCTGTATTTGTTCGATGTTTCGTGGACCAAAATGCAATGGAACATCTTATAACTGAAAAGCTTGGTCTTGGTTTCTCCCGCCCTCCATTTGCAGCTGTAGTG GTTGTTTGTACAACTCTCTCGTTACTTGCTTTGATACCTCTTGGGgaacttttctttttccatattATTTTGATCCGAaag GGAATCACAACATATGAATATGTTGTTGCCCTGAGAGCGCAAACTGAACCACTTGGACCATCTGTAGATGAGCTAGACCAAACGAGCCAGGTTCCTTCACCTACAAGCTCAGCTGTGACAGCCGCGAGTGGTAGAAGCTCTCTCGGAATGAGCATTCAATACCGCGGTGCCTCCTTGTGTACACCTCCAAACATATTCATGGATCAACAG GACGATGTTATCCAGCATTTGGAGCCTGGACCTGTACGATCCACCATAGATCCCGACGCACTTTCACAGAAGAAGCCACTTCAGCGTCAACAAGTAAGGATCAATCCATGGAAGCTGGCGAAACTCGACTCAAAAGAAGCATCTAAAGCAGCTGCAAAAGCGCGTGCATCTTCATCAGTATTTCTTCCAGTAAGTTCACGGCAAAACCTTTACAAAACCAGCAGCAATGTAAGCGGGAGAAGCAGCCCCGCAAGTTCCCATCACGCTAGAAAAGGCAAAGCTGATTCAGAGTCTTGTAGCATTAGTAGTCCAGGTTTGACGAGAGATCACTTCAACCCAATGTGCATGTCATCACCAGCTAACGAGTCACCATtaaatgaggaagaagaaagcagaaaTGCTGTTGTCGCAGCTAGAAGAAACTTGCCTCCAAGCGATGAGAGTTCAGTCGTTTGGGATCCTGAAGCTGGCCGGTTTGTATCGTCGTCTAGGATTCCAGGAACAGATTTTGGAGGTCCTCTTGGTAATGAACGTGTAAACACCATAACAGGTTCTGGGAGTGAAGGTAGCCGAAGGGGTAGAGTAAACCCTTTGACTGGTTATTTCCAACAAGTAAGATCACAGAGAGGAGACCAACTTCCAGTGTTTATGCCTACTGATTCTCAATTGCACAGACATTTATCTACTAGCTAG
- the LOC104700082 gene encoding short-chain dehydrogenase/reductase family 42E member 1-like gives MHLSENEGVEGNTFVVTGGLGFVGAALCLELVRRGARQVRSFDLRDSSPWSDDLRNSGVRCIQGDVTKKVDVDKALDGADCVLHLASYGMSGKEMLQFGRCDEVNINGTCNVLEAVFKHEITRLVYVSTYNVVFGGKEIQNGNESLPYFPLDDHVDTYGRSKSIAEQLVLKSNGRPFKNGGKQVYTCAIRPAAIYGPGEDRHFPRIVNLAKLGLAFFKIGGPSVKTDWIYVENLVLAIILASMGLLDNIPGREGHPVAAGQPYFVSDGSPVNTFEFLHPLLRSLDYDLPKFTVSVPFALSLGKIFQGVYTVLYPWLSKSWLPQPLILPAEVYKVGVTHYFSYLKAKEELGYVPFKSSREGMAATISYWKERKRRSLDGPTIFTWIAITLGMSALFAAGWLPDIGPVPFLRALHLFFFRTITIVKVVFIISVGLHVAEGTYAWFLAKRVDPGNAMGWFWQTCALGFFSLRFLLKRAKEHHM, from the exons atgcattTGAGTGAGAACGAAGGAGTCGAAGGTAACACCTTCGTCGTCACTGGAGGTCTCGGCTTCGTCGGTGCCGCTCTCTGCTTAGAGCTCGTTCGCCGTGGTGCTCGCCAAGTCCGCTCTTTCGACCTCCGCGACTCTTCTCCTTGGTCCGATGATCTCAGAAACAGTGGCGTTCGCTGCATCCAAG GTGATGTGACTAAGAAAGTAGATGTAGATAAGGCTTTAGATGGAGCGGACTGTGTTTTGCATCTTGCTTCCTATGGTATGTCTGGTAAAGAGATGCTTCAGTTTGGTCGTTGTGACGAGGTTAACATTAACGGGACCTGTAACGTCTTGGAAGCTGTGTTCAAACACGAGATCACAAGACTTGTCTATGTCAGCACTTACAATGTTGTCTTTGGTGGTAAGGAGATTCAGAACGGCAATGAAAGTTTGCCTTATTTCCCTCTTGATGATCATGTCGATACCTATGGCCGAAGTAAATCGATTGCAGAACAGTTGGTTCTCAAGAGTAACGGCCGACCTTTTAA GAATGGGGGCAAACAGGTGTACACATGTGCGATCCGACCAGCGGCTATATATGGACCTGGTGAAGACAGGCATTTCCCTAGGATAGTTAATCTAGCAAAGTTGGGTTTGGCCTTCTTCAAGATCGGTGGACCTAGTGTCAAAACAGACTGGATTTATGTTGAAAACCTTGTCCTAGCAATCATCCTGGCAAGCATGGGACTTTTGGACAACATTCCTGGCAGAGAAGGACATCCCGTTGCTGCTGGTCAACCATATTTTGTCTCTGATG GTTCCCCGGTGAATACCTTTGAGTTCCTACACCCCTTACTAAGAAGTTTAGACTATGACCTGCCCAAGTTTACAGTCTCTGTACCTTTTGCTCTGTCCTTGGGTAAGATCTTCCAAGGTGTCTACACTGTCCTATACCCATGGCTATCAAAGAGCTGGTTACCGCAGCCCCTTATCCTTCCTGCTGAAGTCTACAAG GTCGGTGTTACCCATTATTTCTCTTATCTCAAAGCCAAGGAAGAGCTTGGATATGTGCCTTTTAAGAGCTCCCGGGAAGGTATGGCTGCAACTATCTCATACTGGAAGGAAAGGAAACGGAGATCTTTAGACGGTCCAACCATATTCACTTGGATAGCTATTACACTAGGAATGTCAGCTCTTTTTGCTGCAGGATGGTTACCTGACATAGGACCTGTGCCTTTCTTAAGAGCCCTACACCTCTTTTTCTTCCGGACAATCACTATTGTAAAAGTTGTCTTCATCATATCAGTGGGATTACATGTTGCAGAAGGAACCTATGCGTGGTTTCTGGCTAAACGAGTCGACCCAGGAAATGCAATGGGGTGGTTCTGGCAAACCTGCGCTCTCGGCTTTTTCTCATTGCGGTTTTTATTGAAGAGAGCAAAAGAGCACCATATGTAA
- the LOC104700081 gene encoding AT-hook motif nuclear-localized protein 10-like yields MSGSESGVMAGSRESPMKFTMALHQQQQHSQAPTQQSQNMQLSFGGEDGNDALYKQPMRRSPSPPQQYQPGENPVLNMNMPGAETEGGPVKKRRGRPRKYGPESGEMSLGLVSGAPSFTVSQPTGGSSSGGGGGGEKRMRGRPPGSSNKPKLQALGSTGMGFAPHILTVRAGEDVASKIMALTQNGPRSVCVLSANGAISNMTLRQLATSGGTVTYEGRYEILCLSGSFHSMVSNGHRSRSGGLSVSLSGPDGNVLGGSVAGLLIAASPVQIVVGSFIPEGQKEPNPHVGQMDLSPPIIPRVAPTQVLRAPSSPQSRGTMSESSCGGGHASPLHQSTGGPYNSTNHNMPWK; encoded by the exons ATGTCAGGATCTGAGTCAGGTGTAATGGCGGGGAGCAGAGAATCACCAATGAAGTTTACAATGGCTCTTCACCAGCAGCAGCAACACAGTCAAGCTCCCACCCAGCAGTCTCAGAACATGCAATTGTCATTTGGTGGCGAAGATGGAAATGATGCTCTTTACAAGCAGCCGATGAGGAGGTCGCCATCACCACCGCAGCAGTACCAACCTGGTGAGAATCCTGTCTTGAACATGAACATGCCCGGAGCTGAGACTGAGGGTGGGCcagtgaagaagaggagaggtaGGCCGAGGAAGTATGGACCTGAGAGTGGTGAGATGTCACTTGGCTTGGTTTCCGGAGCTCCTTCTTTCACGGTGAGCCAGCCTACTGGTGGCAGCAGCagcggtggtggaggaggaggagagaagaggaTGAGAGGAAGGCCTCCTGGTTCTAGCAATAAGCCAAAGCTCCAAGCTTTAG GCTCAACTGGAATGGGATTTGCGCCTCATATACTTACCGTGAGGGCTGGAGAG GATGTAGCATCCAAGATAATGGCCTTAACTCAGAATGGGCCACGTTCTGTGTGTGTCTTGTCTGCAAATGGAGCCATCTCCAATATGACTCTTCGCCAATTGGCCACGTCTGGTGGAACCGTTACATATGAG GGGAGATATGAGATTCTGTGTTTATCGGGATCGTTCCATTCGATGGTGAGCAATGGTCACAGAAGCAGGAGCGGAGGTCTAAGCGTGTCCTTATCAGGTCCGGATGGTAATGTCCTAGGTGGTAGTGTAGCTGGTCTTCTTATAGCAGCATCACCTGTTCAG ATTGTTGTTGGGAGTTTTATCCCAGAAGGACAGAAAGAACCGAACCCACATGTGGGACAAATGGATCTATCACCACCCATAATACCGCGTGTGGCCCCAACGCAGGTGCTGAGGGCTCCGAGTAGCCCGCAGTCTCGAGGCACAATGAGTGAGTCATCTTGTGGAGGTGGACATGCGAGCCCTCTTCATCAGAGCACAGGAGGACCGTACAATAGCACCAATCATAACATGCCCTGGAAGTAA
- the LOC104700084 gene encoding SWI/SNF complex subunit SWI3B-like isoform X2, with translation MAAKDPDSGGSGEILPITPSLSETTSGVTAASQATQPPSSSSDVDTVYVPSYSRWFTWTGIDDCEVRSLPEFFNSKSTSKNPKFYMYLRNSIIKQYRDDHPRKISFTDVRRTLVSDVVSIRRVFYFLEYWGLINHSSSSSAKPLKWDEKSAGDASSEPPTTAKETAKRICNGCKSICSVACFVCDKEHNSKAYEKFKRVELSEESKKVWSEKETLQLMEAVMHYGDDWKKVATHVTGRTEKDCVSQFVKLPFGEQFVKESDSEDSLEAFDQIKGSADLESGGSDKEGSSPNKRLRLTPLADASNPIMAQAAFLSALAGTKVAEAAARAAVTALSDVDYEAEKNATGDPNRQDANANSGGEITNSERDWADAKSLIQKEEQEVEGAIKEIVEVEMRKVRDRIVHFEKLDLEMERSRKQLEDMKNLLFTDQLNIFFHTRKARKSEDRVDVKT, from the exons ATGGCCGCGAAAGATCCCGATTCCGGCGGATCTGGGGAAATTCTCCCGATTACTCCCTCTCTCTCAGAAACTACGTCTGGAGTCACCGCAGCTTCGCAAGCGACTCAACCcccgtcttcttcttccgatgTCGATACAGTCTACGTCCCTAGCTACTCCC GTTGGTTTACGTGGACTGGCATCGACGATTGCGAGGTCCGGTCACTACCAGAGTTCTTCAATTCGAAATCTACTTCcaaaaaccctaagttttacATGTACTTGAGGAACTCAATCATTAAGCAGTACAGAGACGACCATCCTCGGAAGATTAGTTTCACTGACGTTAGGAGAACCCTAGTCAGTGATGTTGTCTCTATACGTCgcgttttttattttcttgagtaTTGGGGACTTATCAATCATTCTAGCTCCTCCTCTGCTAAGCCTCTCAAGTGGGACGAAAAGTCCGCCGGAGATGCTTCTTCTGAGCCTCCCACAACTGCCAAAGAGACTGCAAAGAGAATCTGTAATGGCTGCAAATCTATTTGCAGCGTAGCTTGTTTCGTCTGTGATAAG GAACATAATAGCAAAGCTTATGAAA AGTTTAAGCGTGTTGAGCTTAGCGAGGAGTCCAAAAAAGTGTGGTCCGAAAAGGAAACTCTGCAGCTGATGGAAGCTGTTATGCACTATGGAGATGACTGGAAGAAGGTTGCAACTCATGTTACTGGTAGAACTGAGAAGGATTGTGTTTCGCAGTTTGTCAAGCTTCCTTTTGGGGAACAGTTTGTAAAAGAGTCTGACTCTGAGGATTCCTTGGAGGCTTTTGATCAGATCAAGGGATCTGCTGATCTTGAATCTGGAGGAAGTGATAAAGAAGGTTCTTCTCCCAATAAGCGGCTGAGATTGACACCTCTTGCAGATGCTAGCAACCCAATAATGGCTCAG GCTGCTTTTCTTTCAGCCTTGGCTGGCACAAAAGTTGCAGAAGCAGCAGCTCGAGCGGCAGTGACAGCTTTATCTGATGTAGACTACGAGGCTGAAAAAAATGCCACTGGAGACCCAAATCGACAAG ACGCCAATGCTAACTCGGGTGGTGAAATTACCAACTCAGAAAGAGATTGGGCTGATGCAAAATCTCTGATCCAGAAGGAAGAGCAGGAGGTAGAAGGAGCCATCAAAGAGATCGTAGAAGTGGAG ATGAGGAAGGTTAGAGATAGGATTGTACATTTCGAGAAACTGGATTTGGAAATGGAGAGAAGCCGGAAACAATTGGAGGATATGAAGAACCTGCTTTTCACTGATCAGTTAAACATTTTCTTCCACACAAGAAAAGCCCGGAAATCTGAAGATAGAGTAgatgttaaaacttaa
- the LOC104700084 gene encoding SWI/SNF complex subunit SWI3B-like isoform X1 translates to MAAKDPDSGGSGEILPITPSLSETTSGVTAASQATQPPSSSSDVDTVYVPSYSRWFTWTGIDDCEVRSLPEFFNSKSTSKNPKFYMYLRNSIIKQYRDDHPRKISFTDVRRTLVSDVVSIRRVFYFLEYWGLINHSSSSSAKPLKWDEKSAGDASSEPPTTAKETAKRICNGCKSICSVACFVCDKYELTLCARCYVRGNYRVGINSTEFKRVELSEESKKVWSEKETLQLMEAVMHYGDDWKKVATHVTGRTEKDCVSQFVKLPFGEQFVKESDSEDSLEAFDQIKGSADLESGGSDKEGSSPNKRLRLTPLADASNPIMAQAAFLSALAGTKVAEAAARAAVTALSDVDYEAEKNATGDPNRQDANANSGGEITNSERDWADAKSLIQKEEQEVEGAIKEIVEVEMRKVRDRIVHFEKLDLEMERSRKQLEDMKNLLFTDQLNIFFHTRKARKSEDRVDVKT, encoded by the exons ATGGCCGCGAAAGATCCCGATTCCGGCGGATCTGGGGAAATTCTCCCGATTACTCCCTCTCTCTCAGAAACTACGTCTGGAGTCACCGCAGCTTCGCAAGCGACTCAACCcccgtcttcttcttccgatgTCGATACAGTCTACGTCCCTAGCTACTCCC GTTGGTTTACGTGGACTGGCATCGACGATTGCGAGGTCCGGTCACTACCAGAGTTCTTCAATTCGAAATCTACTTCcaaaaaccctaagttttacATGTACTTGAGGAACTCAATCATTAAGCAGTACAGAGACGACCATCCTCGGAAGATTAGTTTCACTGACGTTAGGAGAACCCTAGTCAGTGATGTTGTCTCTATACGTCgcgttttttattttcttgagtaTTGGGGACTTATCAATCATTCTAGCTCCTCCTCTGCTAAGCCTCTCAAGTGGGACGAAAAGTCCGCCGGAGATGCTTCTTCTGAGCCTCCCACAACTGCCAAAGAGACTGCAAAGAGAATCTGTAATGGCTGCAAATCTATTTGCAGCGTAGCTTGTTTCGTCTGTGATAAG tATGAGTTGACATTGTGTGCGAGGTGCTATGTCCGTGGTAACTATCGCGTTGGTATTAACTCCACAGAGTTTAAGCGTGTTGAGCTTAGCGAGGAGTCCAAAAAAGTGTGGTCCGAAAAGGAAACTCTGCAGCTGATGGAAGCTGTTATGCACTATGGAGATGACTGGAAGAAGGTTGCAACTCATGTTACTGGTAGAACTGAGAAGGATTGTGTTTCGCAGTTTGTCAAGCTTCCTTTTGGGGAACAGTTTGTAAAAGAGTCTGACTCTGAGGATTCCTTGGAGGCTTTTGATCAGATCAAGGGATCTGCTGATCTTGAATCTGGAGGAAGTGATAAAGAAGGTTCTTCTCCCAATAAGCGGCTGAGATTGACACCTCTTGCAGATGCTAGCAACCCAATAATGGCTCAG GCTGCTTTTCTTTCAGCCTTGGCTGGCACAAAAGTTGCAGAAGCAGCAGCTCGAGCGGCAGTGACAGCTTTATCTGATGTAGACTACGAGGCTGAAAAAAATGCCACTGGAGACCCAAATCGACAAG ACGCCAATGCTAACTCGGGTGGTGAAATTACCAACTCAGAAAGAGATTGGGCTGATGCAAAATCTCTGATCCAGAAGGAAGAGCAGGAGGTAGAAGGAGCCATCAAAGAGATCGTAGAAGTGGAG ATGAGGAAGGTTAGAGATAGGATTGTACATTTCGAGAAACTGGATTTGGAAATGGAGAGAAGCCGGAAACAATTGGAGGATATGAAGAACCTGCTTTTCACTGATCAGTTAAACATTTTCTTCCACACAAGAAAAGCCCGGAAATCTGAAGATAGAGTAgatgttaaaacttaa
- the LOC104700085 gene encoding cinnamoyl-CoA reductase 1: MAVVHKGKVCAVTGAGGFLGSWVVDLLLSRDYFVHGTVRDPDNEKYAHLKKLDKAGDKLKLFKADLLDYESLKSAIAGCSGVFHVACPVPSSSVPNPELELIAPAVDGTLNVLKACIEANVKRVVYVSSVAALFMNPMWSKNQVLDETCWSDQDFCKKTENWYCLSKTRAESEAFAFAKQTGLDLVSICPTLVLGPILQQQTVNASSLVLLKLLKEGFESRDNQERHMVDVRDVAQALLLVYEKAEAEGRYICSSYSVKEQEVVEKLKSLYPNYNYPKSYIEAEERVKLSSEKLQKLGWTYRPLEETLADSVESYRKAKLVD; the protein is encoded by the exons ATGGCTGTTGTGCATAAAGGGAAGGTTTGTGCAGTTACCGGTGCCGGAGGTTTTCTGGGTTCTTGGGTCGTCGATCTTCTCCTCTCTAGGGATTACTTCGTCCATGGCACTGTCAGAGACCCTG ATAATGAAAAGTATGCTCATTTGAAGAAACTCGATAAAGCTGGTGACAAGCTCAAGCTCTTCAAGGCTGATTTGCTGGACTACGAGTCTCTTAAATCTGCTATTGCAGGCTGCAGTGGTGTCTTCCATGTTGCATGTCCAGTTCCATCATCTTCAGTCCCAAATCCTGAG CTAGAATTGATCGCACCAGCTGTGGATGGCACACTGAATGTCCTTAAGGCATGCATTGAAGCAAATGTTAAACGTGTTGTGTATGTTTCCTCTGTAGCTGCACTTTTCATGAACCCAATGTGGTCAAAGAATCAAGTGTTAGATGAGACCTGTTGGTCTGACCAGGACTTTTGCAAGAAAACTGAG AATTGGTATTGTCTGTCAAAGACACGAGCAGAAAGTGAAGCTTTTGCATTTGCAAAACAAACCGGACTTGATCTTGTCAGTATTTGCCCTACCCTTGTCTTGGGACCTATATTGCAGCAGCAGACAGTAAATGCTAGTAGCCTGGttcttctcaagcttcttaAAG AGGGTTTTGAATCACGTGATAACCAAGAACGACATATGGTAGATGTGCGTGATGTGGCTCAAGCTTTACTCTTGGTTTATGAGAAAGCAGAAGCTGAAGGTAGATACATTTGCTCATCCTACTCGGTTAAAGAACAAGAAGTTGTTGAGAAGCTGAAGAGTCTTTATCCAAATTACAACTACCCAAAGAG TTACATCGAAGCGGAAGAAAGGGTGAAGTTGAGTTCAGAGAAATTGCAGAAGTTGGGTTGGACTTACCGTCCTTTGGAGGAAACACTTGCGGATTCGGTAGAGAGCTACCGGAAAGCTAAGCTTGTCGACTAA